GCAGATCCGCGATGTCGACTTGGTTGAGCTCGATTGCCTCCGACTTGATGCCGGTGGCCTCTTCCAGTGCCTCGGAGAACGACATCGCGGCGTCCTCGGCGTTGCCCATATCGGTGCCATAGCCGACGATCAACGAAAAATCCGGCTGGGCGGTCACAGCACTCCCTCACTCGTGCGCGAGGCTGGTCCCAGCGCAGGGTAAGGGCGACCTTACTTTGAAGAAGGCTGCCATGGGGTCCTCCCCCTCTCTTCCCTGCATGGAGGGCTCATCAAACCGTTAGCATCCGAGCGTGACCTGGCTGAATACCTGGTGGCGCTACGACGTGGTGGATGGATACAAGGGTCCCCTGCTACTGGGGTTTGTCGCGTTCGTGGTGACCTTCGTGGTGACTCGCACGATTACTCGGCTCATTCGCGACGGACGGGGCCCCTTTCACAACATTTCCGGCGGTGGAGTCCACATTCACCATTCGGTGCCGGGTGTGGTGCTGTTGATCGTCGGCGGTTTCACGGCGTTGGGTTCTCCGCCGTTGTCGGTGTGGACCTACGTGGCGGGCCTGCTCGTGGGGGTCGGAGCCTCGTTGGTGCTCGACGAGTTCGCGATGATCTTCCACCTGGAGGACGTCTACTGGTCCAACGAGGGACAGCTATCGGTCGACATGGTCACGCTGGCCACCGCATGCATCGGCTTGGCCGCGGTCGGTGTGTCACCGGTGAACGTGGACGGTCTGGCCGGCGTCATAGCGATCGCCCGCGGCGTCGCAGTGATGCTGCTGTTGGTCCACCTTGCGTTGGTGGCAATCACCGCGTTGAAGGGTAAGTACCCGACCGCGATGATCGGGATCTTCCTGGCACCACTTGCCTGGGTGGCGGCCTTTCGCCTCGCGCGGCCAACATCGCCATGGGCGCGCTGGCGCTATTCAGCGGCAAAGCTCACCCGGGCGCGGCAGCGGGCGTTGGCATTCGATCACCGGTGGGGTCCGGTGCGCCAACGTTGGCTCGACGCCATCGGCGGAACACCGACACCTGAACTCCCTCACGCGCCGACGGACTCGCGGACCAGTTGAGCGACCTCGGTCAGTGCGGACTCCGTGCGCACCGGCGCTGCCCATTGTGGTTCGACCTCCAGCTGCACCCAGCTGGAGCAACCGCGATGTTCATCGCCACGGCGAATTCGTGCCGGGGTGACCAACGGGTACGCACGCACCACCAATGCCGTCAGGCGGTGTTTGGGCCGAAAGTCCAAGCGGTCTTCGCGAATTGATTTGGCTGTCCAGATGTGCAGCCCGGCAATGGCTTCGAGCGCCTCGGGCCGGTAGACCTCGATCGCGGCGACGACTTCAGCCCCGGCGCGCACCACGACTTCTGCTTCGGTGCTATCGGCGGCTGCCCGTTCCATTAGGTCTCGATGCTCTGGCCGCACCCGCTCGGCATGGCCGTGTACGGCCGTCGGAAAGAGGAGGAAGCGTGAATCGGTGAGCGCGAAACGCTTCTCGTGAATTCCGCCCTTCCGCAGCAGGACCGTCTGCCTGCCGTCGAGCA
The nucleotide sequence above comes from Mycobacteroides saopaulense. Encoded proteins:
- a CDS encoding DUF1802 family protein, yielding MTTALKEWSAVVHALLDGRQTVLLRKGGIHEKRFALTDSRFLLFPTAVHGHAERVRPEHRDLMERAAADSTEAEVVVRAGAEVVAAIEVYRPEALEAIAGLHIWTAKSIREDRLDFRPKHRLTALVVRAYPLVTPARIRRGDEHRGCSSWVQLEVEPQWAAPVRTESALTEVAQLVRESVGA